The segment TGTTGCACGTCAAACGGAGCATTGTCCCAATAGCGATCGAGTCCCGTCTCACCGAGCGCGACGACCTTCGGATGCTCCAGCATCTCCACGATTCGCTCCCAATCGCCCGGCTGAACTTCGCCGCAGTAGTTGGGCTGGATGCCGACGGTGGCGAAGATCTCCGGGAAACGCTCGGCGATTTCGATCGCCTTGGCGCTATCTTCGGCCGTGGTGCCGACGACCAACATCCGCGAGACGTTGGCCGCTCTCGCCCGAGCGACGACATCATCGATCTGAGAAATCAGCGTTTCGTCAAAGAGATGGGCGTGGGTATCAAACAGATTCATGAACTTTCGACTCTTCGTTAGGAGGACGCCAGATCGATGGCCGTCTCTTCCAGATTCTTCAGATGTCCTTTGGCCAGTCCAAGCGCCTCTTCGGCGAGCGCTCGCGGCAGCGGTTCATCCGGCAGTTCGTCGACCAGGTCTTCCAACCGTTTGACGAACCCCTTTTGAAAGCGGAGCGACCGCTTCACCAGGTACTGAATCGACAGATCATGCAGCCCGGTATAGTCCATCGGGAAGTTCCCGAGGTGCTCGTCCTGCCCGGTCGCTTCGAGCTGCGTCATGATCTTGTCGACCACGTACTGATGATCATGCGCGATCTGTCGCAACACCTCGACCGCGTCATCATCCTGATATCCGGCCCACGGATGCGTGTAGCTCAGATAGGAATGCAGCGAGTTGCGATGTAGCGCCGCTAGTTGATTCAACAGCCGCGCAGTTGGCGAGGAGATCATGCGACGAAGACTTCCGCGGTTAGGTCAGAATTTGCGACACGGCTTCCAACAGCCAGGCGTTGAGAAAATCCCAATTGAACATCAGCAGCACCAGCGGAGCGGTAACCAGCGCCAAGTATCCGTTTTGAATGATGCCGATCGGCTGCTGCATCGGCGCCGTGTCGTCCGATTCGCCGTCGATCGTCATCACCTTGGCGATTCGCAGGTAATAGAACAAGCTGATCGCGGTGTTCAAACCGCCTGCGATCAACAGCAACATCAAAAAGGGATACGACGTCGCATTCCAGGCCTGGGCGATCGCCGCGAACACTGCGAACTTGCCGATAAAACCAGCCAGCGGCGGCAGCCCGATCAAGCTGACCAGGATCAGCGTCAAGCAGACCGCCACGGTCGGACCCCGCCGCAACATCCCGGCGTAATCTTTGATCTCGTCGCTGCCGACCGCCTGGCGAACGAACGCCACCGCCGCGAAGGCGCCGAGATTCATGAACAAGTAAATCACCACGTACAGCGTCAAATAGGCGATCGCCTGACGGGCCGCATCTTTGTCGACTTCCGCCACCGCAATCGCCGCCGGAACCGCCATCATCATGTACCCGGCATGCGCGATCGTCGAATAGGCCAGCAGACGCTTGATGTTCGTCTGCGCGTAAGCGGCCAGGTTGCCGAAGGTGCAAGTCACCACTGCAATCACCGCGATCAACAGGCAAACAAACTTACGAGCCGGCGAGAGCGGATCGACGGGTTTCGCTTCATCCGCCGCCACTTTCGCATCGACGAAGTTCACCAGTTGTACGTTCGCTTCATCCGCAGCTAGTTGCTCGACGGCGGGAACAGTTTGCTTCGCCACTGCCTCTGGCTGAGCCGGCAGCGTCGTGAAGCCGATCGCCACTCGCACGAGCAGCGCCAGAGCCGCCGCTTTCGATGCGACTGACAAAAACGCGTTCACCTCGGAAGTCGCCCCTTCAAACACGTCAGGGCACCAGAAGTGAAACGGAAACGCCGAGAGTTTGAACGATAGCCCGACGCCGAGCATCAAACCGCCCAGGGCCAAGACCAACACTTCCGATCCGTGGGTTTCCGTGGCGAGCAGTTCGCTCAGCCGGGTCGCCATTGTCGGCAGATGGGCCGAGTTCAACACGCCGCAGAGCAAGCTGATCCCGTACAACATCACGCCGGCGGCGCCAGCGCCGTAGACGGCGTATTTGAGCGCCGCTTCAGAAGCTTTCTTATTCCGTCGCTGCAGCGCCACCATCGCGTACGACGGCACGCTCGCCATTTCGACCCCCATGAAGATCATGATCATGTGGTTCGACGCCACCATCATGAACATCCCGAGCGTCGAGCCGAGCACCAGGACCACAAAGTCGGCGCTGTCATATCGCGGGGAAAGCCGTGTGATCTTCGTCAGCAAAAAGAACAGGAGCAAAAAGAAGAGCAGCAGCGCTTTAATCGCGATCGCAAAACCGTCATGCGTCAGCATGCCGGTGAATAGTTCCGTCGGTTGCAGTGCGCCCATCGAAATCGGAGTCGGCCCCTCGGCGCCGATCGACCAGGGCTGAAACGGCCGCAGCGCGACGAGTGCGGCGATCACGCCGCCGATCCCGAGCCAGACCGAGTCGATCTTCTCCAGCCCCGGCAGCATGCGGCAAAACAGAATCAGCACGATCGCGATCGTCAACGTCAACTCGGCGCCAATCAGAGGCAAGCTCTGCTGGAGCGTGTCGATTCGGAGTTGCTCGATCAGTTGATAAAACATTCGGGCTAGGCCTTGAGGTCGTTAAATTTCGCCGTCCGCCGCGACAACATCGGCCGCTTGCTTATCCACTCCAGGTACGGCGACCGCGGCCGTCTTCTCTTGTTCCGCTCGCTCTTTTTGCAGACGCGGAATCTTCGTCTCCTTCGTCCACGCGGCCAGGTCTTGCACCTGGGCGTCGACCGTCGCATCCATGTAGCGGAAGACGGTGTTGGGGAGCACGCCGAACAAAATCGCCAGCACGCAAAGCGGAACGGCGATCGCCATCTCGCGGAGGTTGATTTCGGTCAGCTCCTCTTCATGCTTCCCTTTGTATTCCGGTCCCAGGTAGACCCGTTGAACGGCCCACAAGATATATCCGGCGGTCAAGATAACCACGAACGCCCCCGCGACCGCGAGGATCGCACTGAACTTCCAGACCGAGAGCACGACGAACGCTTCGCCGATGAACCCGCACAGCCCCGGCAAACCAAGACCCGCGAAGAAGACGATGATCGCCATCGACGTGTAGATCGGCATCTTGCCGAAGAGCCCGCCGAACTCGTTCAGGTTGCGATGATGGACCCGGTCGTAAATGACGCCGACCATAAAGAACATCCCGGCCGAGCTGATCCCGTGCCCAATCATCTGGAACAAGGCGCCTTTGACCCCCATGTTCCAAGAGACCGGATCGCCGACCACCGTCGCGCTCCAAACGCCCAGGCCTAGCACCACATAACCCATGTGACTGACCGAGCTATACGCGACCATCCGCTTGAAGTCGTTCTGGGCGAGCGCCGCAAAGGCGCCGTAGATCATGCTCAACACGCCGATGAAGCAAACGACCCACGCCAGGTCGTAACCGGCGTCGGGACAAATCGGGTAGCAGATCCGAATGATGCCGTAACCACCCATCTTCAGCAGCACGCCCGCCAGGATCATCGAGATCGGCGTCGGCGCCTCGACGTGGGCGTCCGGCAACCAGGTATGGAACGGGACCGACGGCACCTTAATCGCGAAGCCGACAAACAGCAGCACAAAGGCCCACCACTGCAGCGACTTGCCAAAGAGCGCCTCTTTGTCGAAGACTTCCGTATGCTGGCCGAGCTGCTGCAGCGCCAAAATGTTGAACGTGTGGACCGGCGTTTCTAAAGCCGAGATCGTCTCGTGATACTTGGTCGCCGCGGCCAGATGCTCATCCGGCGAACCGATCTGTTCGACCCCGGCCAGGCGGACGTTGCTGTCGACCAACTGCTGCGGCGTCAGTTGCCGCAAGTCGCTGCTGAAGTAGATGATCAGGATCGCAACCAACATCAACACGCTGCCAAAGAGCGTGTAGAGGAAGAACTTGATCGCCGCGTATTCTTTGCGCGGGCCCCCCCAGACGCCGATCAAGAAGTACATCGGCAGCAGCATCACTTCCCAGAAAATGTAGAACAGGAAGAAGTCGAGCGAAACGAAGACCCCCATCATCCCGCCAAGCAGCACCAGGTAAAGGACGCAGTAACCTTTGACATGCTTGTCGATCGTCCAGCTGGCGCCCATCGCGAGCGCGCTGATCAGCGCCGTCAGCACCACCAGAGGAAAGCTGATGCCATCGAAGCCAAGGAAGTAGTCGATGTTGAACGACGGAATCCAGGGATGGCTGACGACGTTCTGCATTCCCGCTTCCGAGATATCGAAAGCGATCGCCTCGTTGGTCGAGAAGGTCATCCCGAACAGCACGACCCCCAGCAGCGCCACCGTAGCGAACAACGTGGCGAACCGGATCGCGTTCTTTTGATCGCCGGGGATCAGCGCTATCAGCGCAGCGGCGGCCAACGGAAAGAATATCAGCGCCGACATGAAGAAAGTGACGAGATCCATAATTCCAATTCCCGCGGCGACAAAACCTCGGAGCAAGCTGCTTTACGTAAACGACTAGCGAGCGAAACCGTATGACCAAAAACTCATCAGCACAAATAACGCCAACGTACCGACGGCGATAAACATCACGTACTGCCGCAGACTGCCGGTCTGCAAGCCGCGGAGCGAACTGCCGGTCTCGTACGTCTTCGCCGCCAGCCAATTGACGGCGCCGTCGATGACGCTGCGATCAACCCACAACTCGCCGGCGCGAGCCAACTGCCGCACCGACCAGGCCAGCCAATTCAGGAACTGGTCGATGCACTGCGTATCAAACCAGGCGGCGCAAGCGGCGATCCCTTTCGCCGGACGGACGAAAAGGTAATCGTACGCTTCGTCGAACCACCACTTGTGAACCAAAAACTTGTAGACCGGCGTAAAGGCTCGCCGGGCGTCGTTCGGGTCGAGCGATCCCCACAGATACATCACGGTCGCCAAAAAGATCCCGCTCATCGCGGCGCCAAACGCCATCAAACCGACCGGCGTCCGAATCTCTTCAGCGTGACTTTTCGACTCATGCAGCCAGACGTAACCCCCGTCGAGGCTCGCCATGTCGGACCAGAGCCCAACCGGACGTCCTTGCTCGATCAGGTTCGCCAATCCATAGTTGCCGAAGATCGGCCACGCGACCGTAACCGCCATCACCGCAAGCACAATCAGCGGCACGTACATGATGCGAGGCGATTCGTGGGCGTGGTGATAACGCTCTTCGTCACGCGGTTCGCCGCTGAAGGTGAGGTACCACATCCGGAACATGTAAAACGCCGTCACCGCTGCGCCGCCGGCCGCCGCATAGAAGAAGATCGATCCCCACAGCGGATTGGCCGAGCGGAACAGATAGGCCTGCTCCAGCATCAAGTCTTTTGAGTAGTAGCCGGAGAAGCCGAACGGAATTCCCAACGCCGACGGCACGCCGACCCCAGCAATCGCCAAACAGCCGATCAGCATCGTATAAGCGGTGTACGGCATCTTCCTCCGCAGCCCGCCCATGGCGGTCATCTCGTTGGTATGCACCGCGTGGATCACTGAGCCGGAGCACATAAAGAGCAAGCTCTTGAAAAAGGCGTGCGTCACCAGGTGCATGACGCCGGCCGTCCAGCCGCCCACCCCGAGCGCGAGCATCATATAACCGAGCTGGCTGACGGTCGAATAGGCGAGCACCCGTTTGATGTCGGTCGCAACGATCGCGATCGAACCGCCGATCAACAGCGTAATGCATCCAATACAGGCAATCACCAGCAACACTTCCGGCGCGAAAACCGGATAGAACCGGGCGACCAGAAAGACGCCGGCCGCGACCATCGTCGCCGAGTGAACCAGCGCCGAAACCGGCGTCGGACCTTCCATCGCATCGGGGAGCCAGACATGCAGCGGGAACTGAGCGCTCTTTCCGACGCAGCCGCAGAAGATGCCGATCCCGGCGACCACCAGCAGCCAATAGCCGTAATGGGTCGAATCCCCTTCCGCTTTGCCGTCACGCCACAGCGGCACTTGCGCCAAGATTTGCGTCTGCAGCGACTCGGTCGTCGTCCCCGGTTCGGCCGAGACGATCAGCTCTTCGACCTTCCCTTTCGCCCCTTGCAGCACCATGCCGTCGGGGACATGCAGCTCATGCAGCCCCTCTTCGCCGGCTGGTCGCAGCAGCGAGAACAAACCTTGCTCGCTCGCCGCGATCGTCCCGTCGCCGTTGCGATCGACGTCCCCAAAGTTGAACGTCGCCAGGCTCGCCCAGATCGCCATCAAGCCGATCAGCATGCCGAAGTCGCCGACGCGGTTGACGATCATCGCCTTGTTGGCGGCGGTCGACGCGCTCTGACGCTCGACGTAGAAGCCGATCAAAAAGTAACTGCAAACGCCGACCAACTCCCAAAAGATGAAGGTCATCGCGATATTCCCCGAGATCACCAATCCCAACATGCTGAAGCAGAAGAGAGAGAGGTACTGGAAGAAGCGGGGATAGCGGCCGGGGCGTTTTAAGTGATGTCCGTTGCGCAGCTCCACCTCGTGATCGGTCACCTCATGCAGCTCTTCATGCATGTAACCGGTCGCGTAGAAGTGAATGCAGGTAGCGATAAAGGTCACGACGCAAAACATGACGATCGTCAGTGCATCGATGTAATAGTTGATCGCGATTTCGGAACCGTAGAAACGGCCGAGCGAATACCAATGCCCCGTGTAGACCGGCGGCATGAAGTGAGGATTGACCGCATGCTCTCCATGCGGATGATCGTGACCATGATCGCCGTCATGCAGCGCCGTGAGCTGCACCGACGGGCGACTGACGGCCGCATGCGCTTCTGCATGATGCGGCGCCGGAGGCGTATGCTTCGCCACCCAGATCGCGCCAGCCGTGAGCGAACACATCGCTGCGGCGGCGATCGCGCCGGTCGCGATGTACGAACCAAGTTGATCGAGCCGCTTGCCGAACAAGAAAATCACGACGAACGAAACGAGCGGGAACAAAACCGCTAGTCCGAGCAGGAACGGCAGACTGTCTTCCGGAGTCAGCATCAGCCCTTCAACTCATTCGCCTTGTCGACGTCAATCGTGGAGTGGTTGTTGTAATAGTTCAGAGCGATCGCCAGCGCGACCGCCGCTTCCGCCGCCGCCAACACAATGACGAACAGCGCCAGCAAACTTCCTTCCAGGCCGAGGTTCTCTTCCCGGAAGTAAGGGCTGGCGAACGCGACGAAGTTGACGTTCGCGCCATTGAGCACCAGTTCGACCCCCATCAGCACGCCGAGCGTGTTCCGCTTGGTCGCCATGCAAACGACCCCGGTCGCAAACAGGAAAGCGCCGACGGCGAGGAAATGGGAGAGCCCGACCGGCTCGGTCAAAAAGTCCATTAGTTCCCTCCTTCGCCGGCAGCGGACGGAACGCTCCGCTTGGAGCGAGCCAAGTAGGCGGCGCCGACCAGCACGACCAGCAAGTGGACCGACACGATTTCAAACGGCAGCAAGTAGCCGACATAGCCCGGCGAATCGAGCTCTGGCTTGTCAGCGCGAACGCCGACGAGCCCCAGGCCGACCTGCGAGGTCAGTTCCGGCTGGCCATACTTCACCTTCGCCAACAGCGGGCGAAGCTTCGCTTCTTCGGCCGGCGTCATTTCGGTTCGATTGTCGGCAGCCATCGCGGCGATGATCTCTTCTTCCGCCGCGGTCACTTCGGCTCGCAAGCGAGCTTGATAGTCGCTCGTCCGCCACGACGGTACGCTGAAGGCGATCTGCGTCAGTAAGGCCAACAGCGACCCGCCGACGATCAGCGCCAGGATCCAGTCGCCCGCTTTCGTCTTCATACTGATGAACGCCTGCTGCGCGGTCAGCATCACGCCGAAGATCAACAGAACCACCGTCCCGCCGACGTAAATCATCAACTGCATCGCGCCGACAAAATGGGCCCCGGTCAAAAAGATCAACCCGCTGGTCGCCGCCAGGCTGATCACCAGGAAGAACGCCATCCGGACGACGTTGTTCGAGACGACCATCGCCAGCGCGAAGCCGCACGCGGCGAACGCCACGAGGTAAAAAAAGACAGTGTGCCAGTTAATCTCGGCGGCCAGTAATAGCGGAAGATTCATCATCGCGACTCCTCCGTCTCATGAGTCGAAGAGAGGGCGACCCGATCGGCTGAATCGTTCTCGAGCGAAGTCTGCGCCTCTTGCTGCGGGCCCCCTTCGACGGCCGAGTTCAGCTCGTACGCCTGAAGCGCGAAGCGTTTTTCCAGACGCTGCATTTCGTCGTCGATATCCTGCACCCATCCTTCGCGAATGTCGGCGCGAGCTTGCATCGGCGCCAGGTCGTTCAAGAAGGGAATGTGCAGTGCGGTCCACATCAGCGAACCCAGAAAGCAGAACGCCGCGATCGGCACGCAATACTTCAGGCACATCGTAATGACCTGGTCGATCCGGAGCCGCGGCAACGTCCAGCGGACCCACATCATCACCAGCACGCCGATGACCGCTTTCAAAATGAAGTTCGCCAGACCAACCAGGTTGGCGAGCGTTTCGAGCGTGAAGTTGTCTTCCGGCACCCAGAAGAAAATCGGGATCGGGCCGTTCCAGCCCCCAAAGAACAAGATGGCGGCCAGCCCGCTGACTAGGAACATCGAGCCATACTCGGCCATGAAGAACAAGCTCCAGCGGATGCCGGAGTACTCGGTCAAAAAGCCGGCCACCAATTCGCTTTCCGCTTCGGCCAGGTCGAACGGGGCCCGATTCACGCTGGCGATGCCGCACGTGAAGTAAACCCAGAACAAGATCATGCAGAACGGATCGTGGAAGAAGAGCCAGTTGCTGAACAGCCCTGACTGCTGATCGCCGATCGTCACCAGGTCCATCGTGCCGGCGATCATCACCGGCACCACAACGCAGATCCCCAGCGGCACTTCGTAGCTGACGACTTGGGCGGCTTGCCGCATCCCGCCGAAGAGCGACCATTTTGACCCCGAACCATACCCGGCCAGAATCACGCCGAACACTTCCAGGCCCAAAACCGCCACGATAAAGAAGAGACCGATATTCAGTCGCACCCCCACCCAGTCGCTGGCGAACGGCAAAGCCATAAACGCGGCGAAGCTGGAAGTCAGCGAGATGTAAGGGGCGAGCTTGAAGAGTAAAGGATCGGCGTCCTTGGGCATCAAGTCTTCTTTGCTGAGCAGCTTGATCCCGTCTGCCAGCGTTTGCAGCCAGCCGAACTTGCCGCCGGTGCGGGTCGGTCCGAGTCGGTCTTGAATACGACCGGCGACCTTCCGTTCGAGCCAGATAAAGAAGACCGCCCCGACCGCGATCACATGCAGCAGCAAGACCGCTTGAATGAGCGCCGCTATCAACCAGCCGAGCCAATCCCAACCCTCTGGAAACCAGGTTGAAAAATAGTCGGCCATTCGTGGGCGATCCTTCCGTTTTGCCGCGTTAAAATTGGGGAAATCTGGGAGCCGTACGCTGCGGATATCATAACGCTCGCCGCTTTCGCTCGAAACCGGCACAAGGGGTAAATCGTCGCCAAAACGCCGCTTTGCGTCTAGCGATCGATCTCACCCATCACGATATCGAGCGAACCGACAATCGC is part of the Blastopirellula sediminis genome and harbors:
- the nuoH gene encoding NADH-quinone oxidoreductase subunit NuoH, encoding MADYFSTWFPEGWDWLGWLIAALIQAVLLLHVIAVGAVFFIWLERKVAGRIQDRLGPTRTGGKFGWLQTLADGIKLLSKEDLMPKDADPLLFKLAPYISLTSSFAAFMALPFASDWVGVRLNIGLFFIVAVLGLEVFGVILAGYGSGSKWSLFGGMRQAAQVVSYEVPLGICVVVPVMIAGTMDLVTIGDQQSGLFSNWLFFHDPFCMILFWVYFTCGIASVNRAPFDLAEAESELVAGFLTEYSGIRWSLFFMAEYGSMFLVSGLAAILFFGGWNGPIPIFFWVPEDNFTLETLANLVGLANFILKAVIGVLVMMWVRWTLPRLRIDQVITMCLKYCVPIAAFCFLGSLMWTALHIPFLNDLAPMQARADIREGWVQDIDDEMQRLEKRFALQAYELNSAVEGGPQQEAQTSLENDSADRVALSSTHETEESR
- a CDS encoding NADH-quinone oxidoreductase subunit N, which produces MFYQLIEQLRIDTLQQSLPLIGAELTLTIAIVLILFCRMLPGLEKIDSVWLGIGGVIAALVALRPFQPWSIGAEGPTPISMGALQPTELFTGMLTHDGFAIAIKALLLFFLLLFFLLTKITRLSPRYDSADFVVLVLGSTLGMFMMVASNHMIMIFMGVEMASVPSYAMVALQRRNKKASEAALKYAVYGAGAAGVMLYGISLLCGVLNSAHLPTMATRLSELLATETHGSEVLVLALGGLMLGVGLSFKLSAFPFHFWCPDVFEGATSEVNAFLSVASKAAALALLVRVAIGFTTLPAQPEAVAKQTVPAVEQLAADEANVQLVNFVDAKVAADEAKPVDPLSPARKFVCLLIAVIAVVTCTFGNLAAYAQTNIKRLLAYSTIAHAGYMMMAVPAAIAVAEVDKDAARQAIAYLTLYVVIYLFMNLGAFAAVAFVRQAVGSDEIKDYAGMLRRGPTVAVCLTLILVSLIGLPPLAGFIGKFAVFAAIAQAWNATSYPFLMLLLIAGGLNTAISLFYYLRIAKVMTIDGESDDTAPMQQPIGIIQNGYLALVTAPLVLLMFNWDFLNAWLLEAVSQILT
- the nuoK gene encoding NADH-quinone oxidoreductase subunit NuoK, which translates into the protein MDFLTEPVGLSHFLAVGAFLFATGVVCMATKRNTLGVLMGVELVLNGANVNFVAFASPYFREENLGLEGSLLALFVIVLAAAEAAVALAIALNYYNNHSTIDVDKANELKG
- a CDS encoding NADH-quinone oxidoreductase subunit 5 family protein is translated as MLTPEDSLPFLLGLAVLFPLVSFVVIFLFGKRLDQLGSYIATGAIAAAAMCSLTAGAIWVAKHTPPAPHHAEAHAAVSRPSVQLTALHDGDHGHDHPHGEHAVNPHFMPPVYTGHWYSLGRFYGSEIAINYYIDALTIVMFCVVTFIATCIHFYATGYMHEELHEVTDHEVELRNGHHLKRPGRYPRFFQYLSLFCFSMLGLVISGNIAMTFIFWELVGVCSYFLIGFYVERQSASTAANKAMIVNRVGDFGMLIGLMAIWASLATFNFGDVDRNGDGTIAASEQGLFSLLRPAGEEGLHELHVPDGMVLQGAKGKVEELIVSAEPGTTTESLQTQILAQVPLWRDGKAEGDSTHYGYWLLVVAGIGIFCGCVGKSAQFPLHVWLPDAMEGPTPVSALVHSATMVAAGVFLVARFYPVFAPEVLLVIACIGCITLLIGGSIAIVATDIKRVLAYSTVSQLGYMMLALGVGGWTAGVMHLVTHAFFKSLLFMCSGSVIHAVHTNEMTAMGGLRRKMPYTAYTMLIGCLAIAGVGVPSALGIPFGFSGYYSKDLMLEQAYLFRSANPLWGSIFFYAAAGGAAVTAFYMFRMWYLTFSGEPRDEERYHHAHESPRIMYVPLIVLAVMAVTVAWPIFGNYGLANLIEQGRPVGLWSDMASLDGGYVWLHESKSHAEEIRTPVGLMAFGAAMSGIFLATVMYLWGSLDPNDARRAFTPVYKFLVHKWWFDEAYDYLFVRPAKGIAACAAWFDTQCIDQFLNWLAWSVRQLARAGELWVDRSVIDGAVNWLAAKTYETGSSLRGLQTGSLRQYVMFIAVGTLALFVLMSFWSYGFAR
- a CDS encoding complex I subunit 4 family protein, coding for MDLVTFFMSALIFFPLAAAALIALIPGDQKNAIRFATLFATVALLGVVLFGMTFSTNEAIAFDISEAGMQNVVSHPWIPSFNIDYFLGFDGISFPLVVLTALISALAMGASWTIDKHVKGYCVLYLVLLGGMMGVFVSLDFFLFYIFWEVMLLPMYFLIGVWGGPRKEYAAIKFFLYTLFGSVLMLVAILIIYFSSDLRQLTPQQLVDSNVRLAGVEQIGSPDEHLAAATKYHETISALETPVHTFNILALQQLGQHTEVFDKEALFGKSLQWWAFVLLFVGFAIKVPSVPFHTWLPDAHVEAPTPISMILAGVLLKMGGYGIIRICYPICPDAGYDLAWVVCFIGVLSMIYGAFAALAQNDFKRMVAYSSVSHMGYVVLGLGVWSATVVGDPVSWNMGVKGALFQMIGHGISSAGMFFMVGVIYDRVHHRNLNEFGGLFGKMPIYTSMAIIVFFAGLGLPGLCGFIGEAFVVLSVWKFSAILAVAGAFVVILTAGYILWAVQRVYLGPEYKGKHEEELTEINLREMAIAVPLCVLAILFGVLPNTVFRYMDATVDAQVQDLAAWTKETKIPRLQKERAEQEKTAAVAVPGVDKQAADVVAADGEI
- a CDS encoding NADH-quinone oxidoreductase subunit J family protein, translating into MMNLPLLLAAEINWHTVFFYLVAFAACGFALAMVVSNNVVRMAFFLVISLAATSGLIFLTGAHFVGAMQLMIYVGGTVVLLIFGVMLTAQQAFISMKTKAGDWILALIVGGSLLALLTQIAFSVPSWRTSDYQARLRAEVTAAEEEIIAAMAADNRTEMTPAEEAKLRPLLAKVKYGQPELTSQVGLGLVGVRADKPELDSPGYVGYLLPFEIVSVHLLVVLVGAAYLARSKRSVPSAAGEGGN